From Candidatus Diapherotrites archaeon:
GGCCAGAAACGGCAAGCCGTTCAGCAGCGCGAAGCCCCGATGGGTCAGATTGCGCGACTCGCGAAGCCCCGTGGCGCATAAGGCCGCCTCGTGAACCAACTGGAGCGCCAGGCGAGGATGCACGGTCTCGGGGGCTTGGCGCGTCCATCCGGCCAGGATATCCCAGGTTCCCAGCCGCAGGTGCTCCGGAACCAACAGCCAGAGCCCGACATGGGTATCGGAAACCTTATCGGCCAGGAGTTGCCGCACGTGGCGTTCCAGGGCTGGGGGATCGCAAGGGACTTGGCCGCGCCGGGCGCGCGTCCGTTGAATTTCAACGGAAATCGCTTCCGGTTGAAACGCATGGAGTTTTTTTTTGCAGCCCGTATTCGGCGAGAATGCGTTCGACGCTGCGGAGGCTGATGGTCGCGCCGGTTTGATGCAATTTCTGGGCGATCACCGCCGCCGAAGCGTCCGGATCCAAAAAGCGATGACGAATGACTTGGCGAACAACGGATTCCGTGCGCCGGTAATGCGTGCGCGGCCCCCGCTTTTGGCTCAATAAAGCGGCGGCGCCTTGTTCGCGGAAAAGGTGGAG
This genomic window contains:
- a CDS encoding helix-turn-helix domain containing protein, yielding MIHFQDQTSFLQGPAGTLEFPVEDEITLKFAMLYEGECEGLGATAAAQKFGYSKQRYFQLLHLFREQGAAALLSQKRGPRTHYRRTESVVRQVIRHRFLDPDASAAVIAQKLHQTGATISLRSVERILAEYGLQKKTPCVSTGSDFR